One Mugil cephalus isolate CIBA_MC_2020 chromosome 8, CIBA_Mcephalus_1.1, whole genome shotgun sequence genomic window carries:
- the ncaph gene encoding condensin complex subunit 2, with product MSAASTPVSRVRTGWTSSSLKSKGMSPAACSTPLLAAFPGNDDEQERHQRRRSRVIDLQSANDSSFSESASHSAVGTPAAVPKLSNAQISEHYSTCIKLSTENKITTKNAFGLHLIDYMADILKQKDSELTNFKVAAGTLDASTKIYAVRVDAVHADAYRVLGGLGAETKPGEGHGPKEEDRDGEGLDGEEVTAKQPKKKRPPKKTVEQNLSNINSADSERKCEVDPMFQRMASSFDESSTSGVFLSVLFSESSRCELLFPSYMTLLQSRPSDSPPPPQGVPASPFMAGLQRSQEKSSICPSLQDFSFTSWNPEQTMNQLLEKMKQGEHVFDVNAEPEPEEDDCPDFDADYDEGSGDYDEGSKERREGCEASGSGKGRDVIPIGEGDIATMCLQLSSEPREYSYFSPRTMATWAGPGYWQFKPKHKLDHLPDKETRKRKPKKTFEIDFSDDVNFDTYFRTTRAATTNSKSALSASNKKTTLPADFQFPPETLSQLSLKPSSSLCQEGQRRLSGELGEGIGDYDYNNANDTANFCPGLQGADSDDDVEGFAGSDDTQPSGDSIPQPSQDLEGVSTYGEEDLVPEPHRVNKIEINYAKTAKKMDMKRLKNSMWTLLTESPEKPTERVDTVEKPEVSGEKAFTQTTKTLLKRLPNTMAQNLSVPLAFVALLHLANEKNLELVKVDDMSDIIIKQGH from the exons ATGAGTGCAGCCTCCACACCCGTGTCCCGGGTTCGTACAGGATGGACATCGTCCTCTTTGAAAAGTAAGGGTATGTCCCCTGCAGCTTGTAGTACTCCTCTGCTGGCAGCCTTCCCCGGCAATGATGACGAGCAGGAGCGTCATCAGCGCAGGAGATCGAGAGTCATTGACCTTCAGTCTGCCAATGATTCCTCCTTCAGTGAGTCTGCATCTCATAG CGCTGTGGGGACTCCTGCTGCCGTGCCCAAGCTGTCAAATGCACAGATCTCAGAGCATTACTCTACCTGCATAAAACTCTCCACTGAGAAT aaaatCACCACCAAAAATGCCTTTGGTCTGCATCTGATTGATTACATGGCAGACATTCTCAAACAGAAGGACTCTGAGCTCACTAACTTCAag GTTGCAGCTGGCACCCTGGATGCCAGCACAAAGATCTATGCTGTGAGGGTGGATGCTGTTCACGCTGACGCCTACAGGGTGCTGGGTGGTCTCGGGGCTGAAACTAAACCTGGAGAAG GCCATGGTCCAAAAGAAGAGGACAGAGATGGTGAAGGACTTGATGGAGAGGAAGTAACTGCCAAACAACCAAAGAAAAAGAGGCCTCCTAAGAAGACCGTAGAGCAGAACCTGAGTAACATCAATAGTGCTGATTCTGAAAGGAAGTGTGAG GTGGACCCCATGTTTCAGCGGATGGCTTCATCCTTTGATGAGAGCAGCACGTCTGGTGTCTTCCTGTCAGTCCTCTTCAGTGAGAGCAGTCGCTGTGAGCTGCTGTTTCCCTCCTACATGACCCTCCTCCAGTCCAGACCCTCCgactctcctccacctccacaggGAGTCCCTGCCTCCCCATTCATGg CTGGACTGCAGCGTTCCCAGGAGAAAAGCTCCATTTGCCCCTCGTTGCAGGACTTCTCCTTCACTAGCTGGAACCCTGAGCAG ACCATGAATCAGCTCTTGGAGAAGATGAAACAGGGCGAACATGTCTTTGATGTGAATGCTGAGCCTGAGCCAGAGGAGGACGACTGCCctgactttgacgccgactaTGACGAGGGATCGGGCGACTATGATGAGGGGTCAAAGGAACGCCGGGAGGGTTGTGAGGCCTCTGGCTCGGGCAAGGGCAG AGACGTGATTCCTATTGGAGAGGGAGACATCGCCACTATGTGTCTGCAGCTGTCCTCTGAGCCCAGAGAATATTCATACTTCAGCCCCAGGACCATGGCCACCTGGGCTGGACCCGGTTACTGGCAGTTCAAACCAAAGCACAAAC TGGATCATCTGCCGGACAAGGAGACACGTAAAAGGAAGCCCAAAAAGACCTTTGAAATAGACTTCAGTGATGACGTCAACTTTGACACCTACTTCCGCACCACAAGg GCTGCCACCACAAACAGCAAGTCTGCCCTCAGTGCCAGCAATAAGAAAACAACTCTACCAGCAGACTTCCAGTTTCCCCCAGAGACGCTGTCCCAGCTCAGCCTCAAACCCTCCAGCTCG TTGTGTCAAGAAGGCCAGCGGAGGCTGTCTGGAGAGCTTGGGGAAGGCATCGGAGATTATGACTACAACAACGCCAACGACACAGCCAACTTCTGTCCAGGTCTTCAG GGGGctgacagtgatgatgatgttgaaggTTTTGCCGGTTCAGATGATACACAGCCTTCTGGTGACAGCATACCTCAGCCCTCACAAGATCTGGAGGGTGTGTCCACCTACGGGGAGGAGGATCTGGTGCCTGAGCCACACAGG GTCAACAAGATTGAAATCAACTATGCAAAGACGGCAAAGAAAATGGACATGAAGAGACTCAAAAATAGCATGTGGACTCTGCTGACAGAAAGCCCAGAAAAACCCACAGAG AGGGTGGATACTGTGGAGAAACCAGAAGTATCCGGGGAGAAAGCTTTCACTCAGACCACAAAGACACTTCTTAAAAG gttgCCAAACACTATGGCTCAGAACCTGTCTGTGCCTCTAGCGTTTGTCGCTCTGCTTCATCTTGCCAATGAAAAG aatttgGAGCTGGTCAAGGTTGACGACATGTCGGATATTATCATCAAACAAGGTCACTGA